Sequence from the Populus nigra chromosome 17, ddPopNigr1.1, whole genome shotgun sequence genome:
CTGAAAGCACTGACGGGCTCCTCATTGAGAACACTTTGGACGTCCTTTCACACCCGTCTTGATCTCCTCGGTATGCATTCCACTGGTATTGCATGCTTAGCATCTGATAACATCAACAACATCGAATCAGGCCATGACACGAGGAGTTGACATAGCAAAAATAAAGCCTTGATGAACTAGTTGATACACATTATACGTACGTACCTTGGGTTTCAAGGAAAGTAAGGCATTGCCAACCCCGTCCATGAGGACAAGACCATAACCATTCTTCCTGGAATAATTGTCAACCCTGAAGACTAATGTCCCATGTGGGTCGAAAACAGTGAATCCATCGGTACCCTGGAAGCTCATGCTGGATCTCTTCCATACGGTGAGCATTACAGATGGATCAGCTGGTAACTGATCACTAcgtttatcatcatcatcatgaagTGGCCGCGTCCTGCTGCCTAATTTGTGATTCTTAAACAACAAATGGCCATGGCATCTGCTCTGATCAGAAGGATGAATCCTGGACATGGTGTGATTGAtctgtttcaaattaatttattaaatagacggactatatatgtttttgataCAATTAAGGATATATAGCAGATCGAAGGTGAAGGGTGATGAATGCAATGCAAATATGAAGTTATTGTGCAAAATGGGGAATTGTCCTTTGTTTTATACTGAAACTTAGGATTATGATGATGGGCAACAGCAAGTACGGAGGTGGAAACAAAGACCCTTGTCTCGGATGAATGTCTAGCTCAGTGGCTTACACAACCACTTTCTCCGTAGGGTCCCTCTCTTTATGTATAAAATATGCTACTGTATGTGCCGCCGTAGCTGacatagttttctttttatcttttttttctctcgtcTCTTTATTCAGTAATTCTTATTTATTAACTACCACAGAGTATGCATAGTAGAGTTGTAAAAAGACTAAAAGGTatgcctttttttaatttgttttttagatttaagttttaaaattagcatTCAACAGAAATTACtttccttttaagttttttaactatatatattgatgggaaaaaagaaaaaaaaaatttct
This genomic interval carries:
- the LOC133677711 gene encoding protein LURP-one-related 5-like; its protein translation is MSRIHPSDQSRCHGHLLFKNHKLGSRTRPLHDDDDKRSDQLPADPSVMLTVWKRSSMSFQGTDGFTVFDPHGTLVFRVDNYSRKNGYGLVLMDGVGNALLSLKPKMLSMQYQWNAYRGDQDGCERTSKVFSMRSPSVLSDFHAAGRKHVAEIFMGTRLGGRRHDQNMPDFKIQGSFRSRDCKIVKTCTGEVVARISRKRVSNTTILLSDDVFSLVVQPGFDTHLIMAFVIVLDRISSKPFSPFLCS